A section of the Streptomyces sp. Je 1-369 genome encodes:
- a CDS encoding carboxymuconolactone decarboxylase family protein produces the protein MSGSLRIDIPEGEEAIPYVWGDMVPGIGAAASNFSLAVYAHTTLGLREFEAARLRVAQINGCVFCLDWRTERDGEKVEKGFEDAVTQWRTTDSFDDRTRLAAEYAERYALDHHNLDDAFWARMTAHYSQAEIVELSMSIGSWLAFGRLNHVLGLDTVCVLPKP, from the coding sequence ATGAGTGGTTCCCTGCGCATCGACATCCCCGAGGGGGAGGAAGCCATCCCCTACGTATGGGGCGACATGGTCCCGGGGATCGGCGCGGCGGCGTCCAACTTCTCCCTCGCGGTGTACGCCCACACGACCCTGGGCCTGCGCGAGTTCGAGGCCGCGCGGCTGCGCGTCGCCCAGATCAACGGCTGTGTGTTCTGCCTGGACTGGCGCACCGAACGCGACGGGGAGAAGGTCGAGAAGGGGTTCGAGGACGCCGTGACCCAGTGGCGCACCACCGACTCCTTCGACGACCGCACGAGGCTGGCCGCGGAGTACGCAGAGCGGTACGCCCTGGACCATCACAACCTGGACGACGCCTTCTGGGCGCGGATGACCGCGCACTACAGCCAGGCCGAGATCGTCGAACTGAGCATGAGCATCGGGTCGTGGCTCGCCTTCGGCCGGCTCAATCACGTGCTCGGCCTCGACACGGTGTGCGTGCTGCCGAAACCCTGA
- a CDS encoding dihydrodipicolinate reductase, with protein sequence MIPTVVWGTGNVGRAAVRAVEAHPDLSLASVLVHSPRKVGRDAGELAGLGRALGVTATDDVEAVLAARPRAVVYAASGDLRPDEALADVVRAVRSGAVVVTPALYPLYDQRGAPPEFRDPVLAAVADGGGSLFVSGVDPGWGNDALPLLVSGLGSTVDAIRCQEIFDYSTYDQEDSVRQLIGMGHPMEYEPLMLAPSVPTMVWGGQLRLMARALDVQLDEISETLDRRPLDTTVRTRAMGEFAAGTQGAVRFEVRGIVGGEPRIVIEHVTRIHPSCAPDWPSPPDGGDGAHRVIVEGRPRIVVTVEATDEGENRSAGGNATAVGRLVNAVDWLVAAEPGLYDALDVPLRPAAGRLGRK encoded by the coding sequence ATGATTCCCACGGTGGTCTGGGGTACCGGCAACGTCGGCCGTGCGGCCGTGCGTGCCGTCGAGGCCCATCCGGATCTCTCACTCGCGTCCGTACTGGTGCACAGCCCGCGGAAGGTGGGGCGCGACGCCGGTGAACTGGCCGGTCTGGGGCGGGCGTTGGGGGTCACAGCGACCGATGACGTCGAGGCGGTGCTCGCCGCGCGGCCGCGTGCCGTGGTGTACGCGGCCTCCGGGGACCTGCGCCCCGACGAGGCGCTCGCCGACGTCGTCAGGGCGGTGCGGTCCGGCGCCGTCGTCGTCACGCCCGCGCTGTACCCGCTCTACGACCAGCGCGGCGCGCCCCCGGAGTTCAGGGACCCCGTGCTCGCGGCCGTCGCGGACGGCGGGGGCTCGCTGTTCGTCTCCGGCGTGGACCCCGGCTGGGGCAACGACGCGCTGCCGCTGCTGGTCAGCGGCCTCGGCTCCACCGTGGACGCGATCCGCTGCCAGGAGATCTTCGACTACTCGACGTACGACCAGGAGGACTCGGTCCGCCAGTTGATCGGCATGGGGCACCCCATGGAGTACGAGCCGCTGATGCTCGCGCCCTCCGTTCCCACCATGGTGTGGGGCGGGCAGCTCCGGCTGATGGCGCGGGCACTCGACGTACAACTCGACGAGATAAGCGAGACGTTGGACCGGCGACCGCTCGACACCACCGTGCGGACGCGGGCGATGGGGGAGTTCGCGGCGGGCACGCAGGGCGCGGTGCGCTTCGAGGTGCGGGGCATCGTCGGGGGCGAGCCGCGCATCGTCATCGAGCACGTCACGCGCATCCACCCGTCCTGCGCGCCCGACTGGCCGAGCCCGCCCGACGGCGGCGACGGCGCGCACCGCGTGATCGTCGAGGGCCGGCCGCGCATCGTCGTCACGGTCGAGGCGACCGACGAGGGCGAGAACCGTTCGGCGGGCGGCAACGCCACGGCCGTGGGCCGTCTCGTGAACGCCGTCGACTGGCTCGTGGCCGCCGAACCGGGCCTCTACGACGCGCTGGACGTCCCGCTGCGCCCGGCAGCAGGCCGACTGGGAAGGAAGTGA